A window from Balaenoptera musculus isolate JJ_BM4_2016_0621 chromosome 8, mBalMus1.pri.v3, whole genome shotgun sequence encodes these proteins:
- the CTSC gene encoding dipeptidyl peptidase 1 isoform X2: MGPWPGSPLAALLLLLIRASNVHCDTPANCTYPDLLGTWVFQVGRSGSQREVNCSVMGPPEKKVVVHLKKLDTAYDSFGNSGHFTIIYNQGFEIVLNDYKWFAFFKDVTDFISQFFMQLGTVGIYDMPHLRNKLVAGA, translated from the exons ATGGGTCCCTGGCCCGGCTCGCCGCTCGCCGCCCTCCTGCTGCTCCTCATCCGCGCTAGCAACGTGCACTGCGACACTCCTGCCAACTGCACCTACCCTGACCTGCTGGGCACCTGGGTCTTCCAGGTGGGCCGCAGCGGTTCTCAGCGCGAGGTCAACTGCTCGGTTATGG gacCACCAGAAAAAAAAGTAGTGGTGCACCTTAAGAAGCTGGATACGGCATATGATAGCTTTGGCAATTCTGGCCATTTCACCATCATTTACAATCAAGGCTTTGAGATTGTGTTGAATGACTACAAGTGGTTTGCCTTTTTTAAG GATGTCACTGATTTTATCAGTCAGTTTTTCATGCAACTGGGAACTGTGGGGATATATGATATGCCACATCTGAGGAACAAACTGG
- the CTSC gene encoding dipeptidyl peptidase 1 isoform X3, whose amino-acid sequence MGPWPGSPLAALLLLLIRASNVHCDTPANCTYPDLLGTWVFQVGRSGSQREVNCSVMGPPEKKVVVHLKKLDTAYDSFGNSGHFTIIYNQGFEIVLNDYKWFAFFKDVTDFISQFFMQLGTVGIYDMPHLRNKLVIK is encoded by the exons ATGGGTCCCTGGCCCGGCTCGCCGCTCGCCGCCCTCCTGCTGCTCCTCATCCGCGCTAGCAACGTGCACTGCGACACTCCTGCCAACTGCACCTACCCTGACCTGCTGGGCACCTGGGTCTTCCAGGTGGGCCGCAGCGGTTCTCAGCGCGAGGTCAACTGCTCGGTTATGG gacCACCAGAAAAAAAAGTAGTGGTGCACCTTAAGAAGCTGGATACGGCATATGATAGCTTTGGCAATTCTGGCCATTTCACCATCATTTACAATCAAGGCTTTGAGATTGTGTTGAATGACTACAAGTGGTTTGCCTTTTTTAAG GATGTCACTGATTTTATCAGTCAGTTTTTCATGCAACTGGGAACTGTGGGGATATATGATATGCCACATCTGAGGAACAAACTGG TTATTAAATAG